TTTTCCATGACAATGATTGCAGATCCAATGTCTTTCGATAAAAAGACCCAAAAAAAAGTAGAGTTATAATAGTATTCGCAAAACATAATATCATCTGCATTTTGTAATTCTAAAATCACACGGTCATTCCCCGTATACATCGCTTGGTCGATCAGGAGAAATCGGCTAATAAAATTATCTCCCATCTTTAACATCGTATACAGAATTTCGAAATGTTGTTTGGCTTCTTTTTTTGCCTTTTCTTCTGAGATTTTCTCCGCTTTTGATGTTAAAATTCTGTAAATTCACAAATGACCTTGCTGCAATTGCATTGTAGGCAAACGCATACTTTTCTTCGACTCGTTCTCCTGAATAGGATACGATCGCAAGTTCTACATGTATTGGTTCAATTAAACTAGAGAAACTTGGAATTTCATTAGCGGAATTTTCCTCTTCTTTTCTAATTAAGTAATAAATTGGCATTGCCAAATCATTATCCAAAAGATTTTGAATGAGAGAAATCATACCTTTCCCATATACTTTTAATTCATTTTCTTTGATGGTCTCTGCATTGAGTTGGAAGGCAAAATAACTTTGATTCATATCAGGAACACATAACTTCCGCAATGTGGACAATATCTTTGTCGCTTGGTCAGTTAACATCAATTCTCGTTTGTGAGAGTCAAATAAACTTTCCAAAAAGATAGGTGTATAAATTTTAAGTTGGTCTAAACGAGAAACACCCGAAAGCCGAAACATTGTCATAATTCCACCTACAACCCCAGTCGAGTGGGATTGGTCTCAAGATAAGATGGATTCAATATATGTAGAATTATTCTAAATTACAATTGGAATTTTAGTATATAAGTAAAAACGAATTTTCTAAAATTCGATTCTATCCAATGTAATTTCTAAAAATTAGAAGTAACTATAAAATGAAACAATCATTCTAGCAGAATCGATTTGTCACATTAGTTCAAAACCCGATTTTGTCTGACCATTCTGTTGATGTACACTTGGAGGTCTTGTTTGCCCTTTGAACCCATGGCTGTAAACTGAACACCGTACACTCCCGATTCCTTGGATTTTTTCCCAATTTGTTTGATCACGCCTTTGGCCATAAAGTCAGCCAAATCCCCAGGCAATGCGACAAGGATTTCGACCGTTTCGTTCATGTCCCATTCATCAAAATGGTTGGGAGCAAGGATTCCCACCCCACCCAAACTGATATCACTTGCGTGTAAAACATCCAAAAGGGCGGATCCCATCAAATGGATCTCTACAGGCTCATTTTCTAAGGGTATGACACGGACATATTTCCTTTTTTCTTCAATTGGGGGCATTTGGGAAATTTGGCATGGAATTCTCTCTTTGTAAACTCGGAAATTCCATACCTCTCACTTGTTAAGAAAACGTAGACCGAACTCCGATATATGGTAAAATAGGACCTTCATGAGAAATCGTACAATCACATTCATTCTGATTCTAGGTAGTTTGGTATTCTCCCCTAGCCGAATGGACGCAGGAGTCACTTGTTCTGGTGATGCCTGTACGATATTGCCTGCTTCCATCCAATCGCAAATCAATAGTTTAGACCAAGCCCTACAATTGCAGTATACAGACAAAGTGCTCGCAACCATGTCAGAGGCGGCCGTTATCTCTAATATCAATTCTTCTCTCATGGGTCCAGGGCTTGTGAACAGGTTCCAAGTTGGTCTTGGTGTGGGTCTTGCTGGCCAACAAAAAGAAGACATCAGTGTAGCTTACCAAAACTTAAGTTTTCAAAAATTACCAAACGTAGGAGCGTCTCTTGCACCTAACTTCGTTGTTGCGGTAAACTTAGGTTGGCTTATGGGTGGTGGTCC
The sequence above is a segment of the Leptospira sp. WS39.C2 genome. Coding sequences within it:
- a CDS encoding PilZ domain-containing protein — translated: MPPIEEKRKYVRVIPLENEPVEIHLMGSALLDVLHASDISLGGVGILAPNHFDEWDMNETVEILVALPGDLADFMAKGVIKQIGKKSKESGVYGVQFTAMGSKGKQDLQVYINRMVRQNRVLN